In Watersipora subatra unplaced genomic scaffold, tzWatSuba1.1 SCAFFOLD_30, whole genome shotgun sequence, the genomic window CGGGGCGACTGGCGAGCCTACGACGAGCAGTCGTATGCCGGTCGTTCGAGCAATTCTGAATGGTTGCGGTTTTCAGTGTCTGGTTGACACTGGAAGCGAGAGGACTCTGGTAAGTCCGCAGGTGTTGACAGGCTCTACCCGACTTAGGCCGAGCCACCCGCTGTTGACAGCGGATGGTAAGGCGTCTCATGTGAAGGGTCAGTGTCGGGTGGTCGTCGGTGTACAGGGACACTGTTTCGGCGTTACGGCACTCGTCATGAACAAGCTGTGCAATCTTGGGGTTGACTGCTTGCTGGGTGGCGACGTCATTGATCACATGGGAGGCGTCACTGTCCGTAGAGGAAGTGATGCGAAGTATTCGGTCAGGTGGGGGAAACCCTATCAGAACGGATGCTGTGGAGTACCTGCTGGGCAGGATACTGGGGCTGGCTGCGCATGCGGGGTGGCAGGGGTGGCACCGTTGTCGGGGTTGGGTGGTGATCTGGTGTCACTGCGAGTCGACGACCCCGATTTTGTTGCCACTTTTGCCCAAGGCCGATGGACCGTTAGCTGGCGGTGGTCCGGGGAATCTCCGAAAGGATTGCAGACCCGGGTCGCGGAGTACAAGTGTACTCGGGCACCTAACCTGCATGAGCGGTACTGTGCTGAAATTGAGAGCTGGATCTCAAAAGGTTGGTTGAAAAGGTGGAGTCGGCCCATTGAGGGTATTATCCCCCTTTTGGCTGTGTTCCAACCAACGAAGGATAAAGTGCGACCAGTCATGGACTACCGTGAGCTGAACGCGTTTGTCGAGAGTCACACGGGGGGTGACGCGGTCGCTGTGTGCGGCGAGAAAATCCGTAAGTGGAGACAGTTGCGTGGCAGACTTGGGGTAGTTGACCTCAAGTCCGCGTACCTACAAATCCATGTTTCGGAGGACCTGTGGAAATACCAGGTCGTGAAGTATAAGGGGGTCCCTTATGCGCTGACACGTTTAGGCTTCGGGCTTTCGTGTGCGCCTaggatcatgaccaaaatccTAGGCAAGGTTCTTTCGCTCGACGAGCGGGTTCGACGAGGGACTGACCACTATATCGACGATATAGTGGTGCAGGAGTCTGTGCTTGGCGTGGAGGAGCTGAGGAAGCACCTTGCTAAGTATGGACTGGTGACGAAAGAGCCGGAGAGCCTTGATGGAGGTCGGTTGTTGGGCATTTCTCTGAAAGGAAATGCTCGTGGACATTTGCAGATGTCGAGGGGAACTGCACTCTCTGAAATTCATCTTGAGCCAGCTGGGCTGACCAAGAGAGAGCTTTTCTCGTTTTGTGGCCGACTTGTCGGTCATTACCCAGTGGCTGGGTGGTTGCGGCCCTATTGCAGCTTCTTGAAGCGGCTGGGATGCAACGGAGCCTGGGATGCCCCTGTTGAAAAGGAGGTCAGCTCACTAGCTAGTGAGCTTTACACAAGGGTATGCCAGGAGGACCCTGTTAGGGGTCCGTGGCACGTAAGACCGGACGGTTCGGTCGTTGTGTGGACAGATGCTAGCTCTCTGGGCCTCGGTGTGGCAATCGAGGTTGATGGTAGCATTGTTGAGGATGCGTCGTGGCTGAGGAAGGAGTCAGACCATTCACACATCAATGTTGCCGAATTGGAAGCTGTGGGGCGAGGTGTTAACCTGGCTATTGCGTGGGGGTTCAAGACCTTCACCTTGGCGGTTGACTCTCTCACAGTTGTCAATTGGATGTCAAATACAATTGACGGGCGCAATCGTGTTCGcacgaaaagtgctgcagagaTGCTGGTGAAGCGTCGGCTGGGGGTGATCCGTGATACGATCACCGAGTACGGCCTATCGGTCACTATGCGTCTTGTACCTACTGTGGAAAACAAGGCGGATAGGATGACGAGGGTGCCCAAGAAGTGGCTCGGGCATCGTGGGATGAGTGGAGGCGAGGCCGAGAGCATGGCTGCTGCCATCTTCACCGGCGAGACCCTCGGGGATGCTGTGTGGGCGGCTCATTTGCCTCACCATCTGGGTGTCGAGAGAACACTGTACCTTGCTCAGCAAGTACGCAGTGACTTGACACGGGAGCAGGTCAAACGCGAGCTGGCTGGCTGTGAGGCCTGTCAGCGCGTTGACCCGGCTCCGAGAGGTGAGAACCTCGTGGAAACAGGCAGCTTGGCTGTCGAGGGGAACTGGTGCCGGGTGGCCATAGACGTGACTCACTATGGCGGCCAGGTGTTCCTGTCCATGGTTGATTGCGGGC contains:
- the LOC137410369 gene encoding uncharacterized protein → MPVVRAILNGCGFQCLVDTGSERTLVSPQVLTGSTRLRPSHPLLTADGKASHVKGQCRVVVGVQGHCFGVTALVMNKLCNLGVDCLLGGDVIDHMGGVTVRRGSDAKYSVRWGKPYQNGCCGVPAGQDTGAGCACGVAGVAPLSGLGGDLVSLRVDDPDFVATFAQGRWTVSWRWSGESPKGLQTRVAEYKCTRAPNLHERYCAEIESWISKGWLKRWSRPIEGIIPLLAVFQPTKDKVRPVMDYRELNAFVESHTGGDAVAVCGEKIRKWRQLRGRLGVVDLKSAYLQIHVSEDLWKYQVVKYKGVPYALTRLGFGLSCAPRIMTKILGKVLSLDERVRRGTDHYIDDIVVQESVLGVEELRKHLAKYGLVTKEPESLDGGRLLGISLKGNARGHLQMSRGTALSEIHLEPAGLTKRELFSFCGRLVGHYPVAGWLRPYCSFLKRLGCNGAWDAPVEKEVSSLASELYTRVCQEDPVRGPWHVRPDGSVVVWTDASSLGLGVAIEVDGSIVEDASWLRKESDHSHINVAELEAVGRGVNLAIAWGFKTFTLAVDSLTVVNWMSNTIDGRNRVRTKSAAEMLVKRRLGVIRDTITEYGLSVTMRLVPTVENKADRMTRVPKKWLGHRGMSGGEAESMAAAIFTGETLGDAVWAAHLPHHLGVERTLYLAQQVRSDLTREQVKRELAGCEACQRVDPAPRGENLVETGSLAVEGNWCRVAIDVTHYGGQVFLSMVDCGPSRFAIWRRLPSETAAHIVAQLRTIVIERGPCDELLMDNSMAFRSATVAQFADEWGISLRFRAAYAPSGNGIVERNHRTIKRIAERGRISPEEATFWYNVTPRKGTDGGSVPSNNLYRYAWRVPFDVNLRGLDEVSQGKFAVGDEVWVKPSTPSCTRQWAPGVITGVVSKHNVCVDGMPRHVRDVRKRRFGTDRSRENGIRELVEDGRPNLDRLRGSAAPPPPQLHPCEVAEVSEGDVEDGPQTAEDEVQNMDGEPQTAGVPSGDLDPDEPELQPLMLRRSQRERRRPQYLDDYEG